The window ACATCCATGACGCCGTCGGTTTCGTGCTCAAGTCGCAGCTGATGAAACACGAACAACAGGCCTTCACCGAAGCCCTGGACAAAGCGGCGTATTTGCTGGCCAATGACCGCGGCCTTCAAAAAATCTATCCGCTCCAAATCACCTACACGCCCGGCGAGGAACGGGAATTTCTTGCCGGGTTGTCCAACCTGTTCGCTTTTCTTCAGGAAAATCTGACCGAAGAGGCCAACGCCCATATCGCCGCCCTGGAAGAATACAAACGCAAGCAAATCGCCCTGGCCCGGGAACTCCTCCAGGCCGATGAACCCGACAAAGCCCGCCAGATCATCAACAAACTCATCGATGCCGCGCCGCACGACAACGATCTCAAGCTGGCCATGGCCGACATGTACATGGAATTTGGACAATACGAGGACGCCCTGACCCACCTCAAGGCCGCCTACGCGGACA of the Deltaproteobacteria bacterium genome contains:
- a CDS encoding tetratricopeptide repeat protein, producing MSADILKAKKQLGEVHMLLKQGKLLAAVANIHDAVGFVLKSQLMKHEQQAFTEALDKAAYLLANDRGLQKIYPLQITYTPGEEREFLAGLSNLFAFLQENLTEEANAHIAALEEYKRKQIALARELLQADEPDKARQIINKLIDAAPHDNDLKLAMADMYMEFGQYEDALTHLKAAYADSPDSANVFNKLGMALRKSGHLEDAEKFYIQALERSGRNEYIYFN